A DNA window from Agarivorans sp. TSD2052 contains the following coding sequences:
- the xylB gene encoding xylulokinase: protein MYIGIDLGTSGVKVVLLAESGELLSQATASLSVSRPAPLWSEQAPQDWWQATQDALTSLSKQHSLAQVKAIGLSGQMHGATLLDAKGDILRPAILWNDGRSAAQCEEIERLVPNSRDIVGNLMMPGFTAPKLLWIKQNEPEIFAQVDKVLLPKDYLRYLLSGNFASDMSDAAGTMWLDVAKRDWSDEILAATGLNRANMPELFEGSEVTGTLKPELAERWGMPAVPLVAGGGDNAAGAVGVGITKPGQAMLSLGTSGVYFAVSDGYLSNPESALHSFCHALPGAWHQMSVILSAASCLDWVVKLTGQADVPSMLAAVEAAPESEDTVFFLPYLSGERTPHNNPEAKGVFFGMTHSTGPLDLCRAVLEGVAYAFADGLDALHSTGLKPEEITLIGGGARSQYWRQMLADVFGQSVSYRLGGEVGPALGAARLAQLGVTDNADLDLICPVPELVEVHQVNAQRHASYAARRATFQAIYQKLAPLF, encoded by the coding sequence TGATTTAGGCACTTCAGGCGTAAAAGTGGTTTTACTCGCAGAAAGCGGCGAACTATTAAGCCAAGCAACCGCTAGCTTAAGCGTTTCTAGGCCTGCTCCACTATGGTCAGAGCAAGCCCCCCAAGATTGGTGGCAAGCCACCCAAGATGCTTTAACCAGCTTGAGTAAGCAGCATTCTTTAGCGCAAGTAAAAGCAATTGGCCTAAGTGGACAAATGCATGGCGCAACCTTACTCGATGCCAAAGGTGACATTTTACGCCCAGCGATTTTATGGAACGACGGTCGCAGCGCCGCTCAATGTGAAGAAATAGAACGCCTAGTGCCTAACTCTCGAGACATCGTTGGCAACTTGATGATGCCTGGTTTTACCGCGCCTAAACTACTGTGGATTAAGCAAAACGAACCAGAAATATTTGCTCAAGTAGACAAGGTATTATTACCTAAAGATTATTTGCGTTATTTGTTATCAGGTAACTTTGCTTCCGATATGTCTGATGCGGCTGGCACCATGTGGTTAGACGTAGCCAAACGTGATTGGAGCGATGAAATACTGGCCGCTACCGGCCTAAACCGCGCCAACATGCCTGAGCTATTTGAAGGGAGCGAAGTCACCGGTACCCTAAAACCTGAACTGGCCGAGCGCTGGGGCATGCCTGCTGTACCTTTAGTAGCGGGCGGTGGTGATAACGCTGCTGGCGCTGTAGGCGTGGGCATTACTAAACCAGGCCAAGCGATGTTGTCGCTAGGCACCTCAGGTGTTTACTTTGCAGTAAGCGATGGCTACTTAAGTAATCCAGAATCTGCTCTGCACAGCTTCTGCCACGCCTTACCAGGTGCTTGGCATCAAATGTCGGTTATTTTAAGTGCTGCTTCATGTTTAGATTGGGTCGTTAAGCTGACAGGCCAAGCCGACGTACCAAGCATGTTAGCCGCTGTTGAAGCCGCACCAGAATCTGAAGATACCGTTTTCTTCTTACCTTATCTTTCAGGTGAGCGGACTCCGCATAACAACCCAGAAGCTAAAGGCGTGTTTTTTGGCATGACCCACAGTACTGGCCCACTCGATTTATGCCGCGCAGTATTAGAAGGTGTCGCTTACGCCTTTGCGGATGGCTTAGATGCACTCCATTCAACCGGATTAAAGCCTGAAGAAATCACCCTAATTGGTGGTGGCGCACGCAGCCAATACTGGCGTCAAATGCTAGCCGATGTATTTGGTCAAAGCGTCAGTTACCGTTTAGGCGGCGAAGTAGGCCCAGCTTTAGGTGCGGCTCGTTTAGCCCAACTTGGCGTCACTGATAATGCTGATCTTGACCTTATTTGCCCTGTGCCAGAGCTCGTTGAAGTGCATCAGGTGAATGCTCAACGTCACGCGAGCTATGCTGCACGCCGCGCAACATTCCAAGCTATTTACCAGAAACTAGCGCCGTTGTTTTAA
- a CDS encoding XylR family transcriptional regulator gives MAKNYRVALLLNANMAYDRGIITGISSFVKNGAPWNLFIGEQNLFSVDDFSKWQGDGVIADFDHPEIRDAIKSRNIPVVGISSSELSANSMQNYPLVMSDNKQVINMAARFLKMRRYTHLAFCGYPNRQFNDWSADRERMLQDWCERNQCAYSQFSGKAEADSWDSDLQSLCDWLRCLPKPVGIIAANDVRARQLSYACELAKIKIPEEVSIMGIDDDELNCTLSLPTLTSVRQGTRAMGYLAASLLQPLMDGKQLLKQHHHVQPERVIGRDSTDYFHFKDNLVRGALSLIRINQGNIKVKQILAELGCSRGAIDNKFHAELGISLHSYLLDTQLNLALELLIDTEQTLGEIAKTVGFSSPQYLSCAIKKRWNMTPGKLREQKGVTNRDLDPLIIDEQPISASA, from the coding sequence ATGGCAAAAAACTACCGCGTAGCGTTGCTATTAAACGCAAATATGGCTTACGACCGAGGCATTATTACCGGCATTTCCTCGTTTGTGAAAAATGGCGCACCTTGGAACTTATTCATTGGCGAGCAAAACCTATTCTCAGTGGATGATTTTAGCAAGTGGCAAGGCGATGGGGTTATTGCTGATTTTGATCACCCTGAAATTCGCGACGCGATCAAGTCTCGCAACATACCGGTTGTCGGTATTTCGAGTAGTGAATTGTCGGCTAACAGCATGCAAAATTACCCTTTGGTCATGTCGGATAACAAACAAGTTATCAATATGGCGGCGCGCTTTTTAAAAATGCGCCGTTATACCCATTTAGCATTTTGTGGCTACCCTAACCGACAGTTTAACGATTGGTCTGCCGACCGAGAACGGATGCTGCAGGACTGGTGCGAGCGTAATCAATGTGCCTATAGTCAGTTTAGCGGCAAAGCGGAAGCTGATAGTTGGGATAGCGATTTACAAAGCTTATGTGACTGGCTACGTTGCCTGCCAAAACCGGTTGGGATTATCGCAGCAAACGATGTACGAGCACGCCAACTAAGTTATGCCTGTGAGTTAGCCAAAATAAAGATACCTGAAGAGGTGTCAATTATGGGTATCGACGATGACGAGTTAAATTGTACCTTGAGCCTGCCAACCCTAACATCGGTTCGCCAAGGTACTCGCGCTATGGGCTATTTGGCCGCATCTTTACTGCAACCACTCATGGACGGAAAGCAATTACTAAAACAGCACCATCATGTACAACCTGAACGGGTGATTGGTCGCGATTCAACCGACTACTTCCACTTCAAAGATAATCTAGTACGTGGCGCTCTTAGCTTGATTCGAATTAATCAAGGCAATATCAAGGTGAAGCAAATTTTGGCCGAACTGGGCTGCTCTAGAGGTGCCATCGACAATAAATTTCACGCTGAACTGGGCATATCGTTACACTCGTATTTGCTGGATACCCAACTTAACTTAGCGCTAGAGTTACTCATCGATACCGAGCAAACCTTGGGTGAAATCGCGAAAACAGTAGGCTTTAGTAGCCCGCAGTATTTGTCTTGCGCCATTAAGAAACGCTGGAATATGACACCAGGTAAGCTACGAGAACAAAAAGGGGTGACAAATAGAGATCTGGATCCCCTTATTATTGATGAACAGCCAATTTCGGCCAGCGCTTAA
- the tal gene encoding transaldolase, translating into MSSLLTQLKQYTTVVADTGDLDTMRKFSPEDATTNPSLIVKALGLPEYSSLLKEVAEWAKTQSDVPAEQIEMAADKLVVTIGCKVLELVPGRISTEVDARLSFDTEASITKARRLIELYQAAGISKERVLIKLASTWQGIRAAEQLEKEGINCNLTLLFSFAQARACAEAGVFLISPFVGRILDWYKAKDSNADFAGAKDPGVISVTEIYQYYKEHGYNTVVMGASFRNIGEIVELAGCDRLTIGPALLEELDQTNAPLEARLVDKGVSHNRPAPMTEAEFFWAHNEDAMATEKLAEGIRAFAVDQVKLDKMLIEALQA; encoded by the coding sequence ATGAGTTCTCTACTAACACAGCTAAAACAATACACCACGGTAGTTGCCGATACTGGCGATTTGGACACCATGCGCAAGTTTTCTCCAGAAGACGCGACAACTAACCCCTCGTTAATTGTTAAGGCCTTAGGTTTGCCTGAGTACTCAAGCTTGCTAAAAGAAGTGGCCGAATGGGCAAAAACGCAATCTGACGTACCCGCCGAGCAAATCGAAATGGCCGCCGACAAGTTAGTCGTGACCATTGGTTGTAAAGTACTTGAGTTAGTACCTGGCCGTATTTCTACTGAAGTAGATGCACGTTTGTCTTTTGATACTGAAGCCAGTATTACTAAAGCGCGCCGCTTAATTGAGCTATACCAAGCGGCCGGCATTAGCAAAGAACGCGTATTGATTAAACTAGCCTCTACTTGGCAGGGTATTCGCGCTGCAGAACAATTAGAGAAAGAAGGCATTAACTGTAACCTAACTTTATTGTTCTCTTTCGCTCAAGCACGTGCCTGTGCAGAAGCTGGCGTATTCCTTATCTCTCCTTTTGTGGGTCGTATTTTAGATTGGTACAAAGCTAAAGATAGCAACGCCGATTTCGCTGGCGCGAAGGATCCTGGCGTTATCTCTGTGACTGAAATATACCAATACTACAAAGAACATGGCTATAACACTGTCGTGATGGGCGCGAGCTTCCGTAACATTGGTGAAATCGTTGAATTAGCCGGTTGTGACCGTTTAACAATTGGCCCTGCATTGCTTGAAGAGTTAGACCAAACCAACGCTCCTTTAGAAGCGCGCTTAGTAGACAAAGGCGTTTCTCATAATCGTCCTGCGCCAATGACCGAAGCCGAGTTTTTCTGGGCTCACAACGAAGACGCTATGGCCACCGAGAAATTGGCTGAAGGTATTCGCGCCTTTGCCGTTGACCAAGTGAAACTAGACAAAATGCTTATTGAAGCACTGCAAGCTTAA
- the tkt gene encoding transketolase has protein sequence MAHPRQHFANAIRALSMDGVQQANSGHPGAPMGMADIAEVLWRDHLAHNPENPSWSNRDRFVLSNGHGSMLLYSLLHLSGYALPIEELKNFRQLHSKTPGHPEYGYAPGVETTTGPLGQGIANAVGMALAEKMLAAQFNRADHEIVDHFTYAFMGDGCLMEGISHEVASLAGTLGLGKLIAFWDDNGISIDGHVEGWFTDDTPARFEAYGWNVIRDIDGHNPEQINAAIVAAKGDITKPTLICTKTVIGFGSPNKSGSHDCHGAPLGNDEIKAAREFLNWPYAAFEVPADVYQAWDNKAKGNTQEQAWNDKFAAYKKAYPELAAEYARRVEGTLPENWKAETQALLQRLQNEPANIASRMASKNTLDVIGKILPELLGGSADLAPSNLTFHASSKSVTAEDASGNYLHYGVREFGMSAMQNGIALHGGFVPYSATFLMFMEYARNAVRMAALMKQRSIFVYTHDSIGLGEDGPTHQPVEQVASLRLTPNMETWRPCDQVESAASWINAVERNDGPSALIFSRQNLAQQKRSGEQLELINRGAYVLKDCAGTPELILMATGSEVELAVNAAVKLTEQGKQVRVVSMPCTERFDKQDAAYREAVLPKAVRARVAVEALQAGFWGKYVGLDGVTVGMTTFGESAPAGELFKMFGFTVENVVDQSLSLLDS, from the coding sequence ATGGCTCACCCTCGTCAACATTTTGCTAACGCTATCCGTGCCTTGAGCATGGACGGCGTTCAACAAGCTAACTCAGGTCACCCAGGCGCCCCTATGGGCATGGCTGACATCGCCGAAGTACTTTGGCGTGATCACTTAGCTCACAACCCAGAAAACCCAAGCTGGAGCAACCGCGACCGTTTTGTTTTGTCTAACGGCCACGGTTCAATGTTGTTGTACTCGCTACTTCACCTAAGCGGTTATGCCCTGCCGATAGAAGAGTTGAAAAACTTCCGTCAGTTGCATTCTAAAACCCCAGGTCACCCAGAATATGGTTATGCTCCTGGTGTTGAAACAACGACCGGTCCACTAGGCCAAGGTATTGCTAATGCGGTAGGCATGGCGCTCGCTGAGAAAATGTTAGCGGCCCAATTTAACCGTGCAGATCATGAGATTGTCGATCACTTCACTTACGCCTTTATGGGCGACGGTTGTTTGATGGAAGGTATTTCTCACGAAGTGGCTTCACTGGCTGGCACCCTAGGCTTAGGTAAACTAATCGCCTTCTGGGATGACAATGGTATTTCTATTGATGGCCACGTTGAAGGTTGGTTCACCGATGATACCCCAGCACGTTTTGAAGCCTACGGCTGGAACGTAATTCGTGACATCGACGGACACAATCCTGAGCAAATTAATGCCGCGATTGTTGCTGCTAAAGGTGACATCACTAAACCTACGCTAATCTGTACTAAAACAGTCATTGGCTTTGGTTCACCGAATAAGTCTGGTTCACACGACTGTCACGGTGCACCACTAGGTAATGACGAAATTAAAGCCGCCCGCGAATTCTTGAACTGGCCATATGCGGCTTTTGAAGTACCTGCTGACGTTTACCAAGCATGGGATAACAAAGCCAAGGGCAACACTCAAGAGCAAGCGTGGAACGACAAATTTGCCGCTTACAAAAAAGCTTACCCAGAACTCGCTGCTGAGTACGCACGCCGTGTTGAAGGCACGCTGCCAGAAAACTGGAAAGCTGAAACTCAAGCCTTATTGCAACGCTTACAAAACGAGCCTGCTAATATTGCTAGCCGTATGGCGTCGAAAAACACGCTTGATGTAATTGGTAAAATTTTACCTGAATTGTTAGGCGGTTCAGCGGATTTAGCCCCTTCTAACCTTACCTTCCACGCGAGCTCTAAGTCAGTAACGGCAGAAGATGCATCAGGTAACTACTTACATTACGGTGTACGTGAATTTGGTATGTCGGCAATGCAAAACGGTATTGCTTTACATGGTGGATTTGTTCCTTACTCAGCGACCTTCTTAATGTTCATGGAATACGCCCGTAATGCGGTTCGTATGGCAGCATTAATGAAGCAACGCTCTATTTTCGTTTACACTCACGATTCTATTGGTTTGGGTGAAGATGGTCCAACGCACCAGCCTGTTGAGCAAGTAGCGAGCCTACGTTTAACACCAAACATGGAAACCTGGCGCCCTTGTGACCAAGTAGAGTCTGCCGCTTCTTGGATTAACGCGGTAGAACGCAATGATGGCCCAAGTGCGTTAATTTTCTCTCGCCAAAACCTTGCCCAGCAAAAACGCAGTGGTGAGCAGTTAGAACTCATTAATCGTGGTGCTTACGTGCTTAAAGATTGTGCGGGTACGCCAGAGCTAATCTTAATGGCCACAGGCTCTGAAGTTGAGCTAGCGGTAAACGCCGCAGTTAAACTGACTGAGCAAGGCAAACAAGTACGGGTAGTATCTATGCCATGTACCGAGCGTTTCGACAAGCAAGATGCCGCTTACCGCGAAGCGGTGCTACCTAAAGCAGTACGAGCACGAGTTGCCGTAGAAGCCCTACAAGCTGGCTTTTGGGGCAAGTATGTTGGTCTAGACGGCGTTACCGTAGGTATGACAACCTTTGGTGAATCAGCTCCTGCCGGCGAACTATTTAAAATGTTCGGCTTTACTGTAGAAAATGTTGTCGACCAAAGCTTAAGCTTATTAGATAGCTAA
- a CDS encoding transporter substrate-binding domain-containing protein, with amino-acid sequence MRVACLAILLCIGVSVPPSYAEPLRLVYPNFVPYTFASEQPLAGGNFLIDKIMQELNVPYQSKMVPNYKRAFSDVENGMADGFFLASQNQQRDQVAVFSHPILFNNWSWFFRYDSYLDPDAEGFKSSAKVSSIEGTNTLRWLNKHYYRVIGKQKNVAKLAQLLFDLKRIDAAFLSADVFKTANVHTNIISGEYIEVVQRSAPFGIYISKNYLAKHPDFMLRLNLAISKVQKHYLDNSYTLSGIKRQP; translated from the coding sequence GTGCGCGTAGCTTGCTTGGCAATTTTATTATGTATTGGAGTAAGCGTTCCACCTAGCTATGCTGAACCCCTGCGTTTGGTGTATCCCAATTTTGTGCCTTATACCTTTGCCAGTGAGCAACCATTAGCAGGAGGCAATTTTCTCATCGACAAAATAATGCAAGAGCTAAACGTCCCCTATCAAAGCAAAATGGTGCCTAATTACAAACGCGCATTTAGTGATGTAGAGAATGGTATGGCAGATGGTTTTTTCTTAGCCTCGCAGAACCAACAGCGTGACCAAGTAGCGGTATTTTCTCACCCAATTTTGTTTAATAACTGGAGCTGGTTTTTTCGTTATGACAGCTATTTAGATCCCGACGCTGAGGGCTTCAAATCAAGTGCAAAAGTGTCCTCGATAGAAGGAACAAATACCCTTCGTTGGTTGAATAAGCACTATTATCGAGTGATCGGTAAACAGAAAAACGTCGCTAAACTGGCACAACTACTGTTTGATTTAAAACGTATTGATGCGGCATTTTTGTCGGCCGATGTGTTTAAAACGGCTAATGTGCATACCAATATTATTAGCGGCGAGTATATTGAAGTGGTACAACGCTCGGCGCCCTTTGGTATCTATATTTCTAAGAACTATTTAGCTAAGCATCCCGATTTTATGTTGCGGCTCAATCTGGCTATTAGCAAAGTGCAAAAACACTACCTAGACAACTCCTACACCCTTTCAGGCATAAAACGGCAGCCTTAA
- a CDS encoding aminoimidazole riboside kinase translates to MNEPKVWNLGDAVIDLLPEANGLLKMCPGGAPANVAVALARLGVASGFIGRVGNDPMGQRVSATLRAEGLDLRCLSIDQQHHTSTVMVSLDPHGEREFCFLVKPSADQFLSLDQLPTFQSEQWLQLSSIALAAEPCRQTATVAAKQCSTAGGWVFFDLNLRPMLWPSPEHMRLHITQYLPLCDLIKLSEEEALWLTDSQDLSLAIEHLHNNFQIPVILSLGEQGSQLIYKGQQHQVASEPVDKVVDTTGAGDAFVGGVLAQLCQFSQWQDKTILLEALARGNKCGALAVAEKGAMSALPYLKR, encoded by the coding sequence ATGAATGAGCCAAAGGTTTGGAATTTAGGTGATGCGGTGATTGACTTGCTCCCCGAGGCTAATGGACTACTAAAAATGTGTCCTGGCGGAGCCCCAGCTAACGTTGCCGTGGCCTTAGCGCGCTTAGGCGTAGCCAGTGGTTTTATTGGTCGAGTAGGCAATGACCCAATGGGCCAGCGTGTTAGCGCGACCCTGCGCGCTGAAGGCTTAGACCTGCGTTGCTTAAGCATTGACCAACAGCATCATACGTCTACGGTAATGGTATCTTTAGACCCACACGGAGAGCGTGAGTTTTGCTTTTTAGTCAAGCCGAGTGCCGACCAATTTTTAAGCCTTGACCAACTACCCACTTTTCAATCAGAGCAATGGTTACAATTGAGCTCTATTGCTTTAGCGGCTGAACCTTGCCGCCAAACAGCCACAGTGGCGGCCAAACAATGTAGCACCGCAGGAGGTTGGGTGTTTTTTGATCTCAATTTGCGCCCAATGTTGTGGCCCAGCCCCGAACATATGCGCCTACATATCACGCAATACCTGCCATTGTGCGATCTTATAAAATTATCGGAAGAAGAGGCATTATGGTTAACCGACAGCCAAGATTTGTCTCTTGCCATTGAACACTTACATAATAATTTTCAGATCCCTGTGATTTTATCGCTGGGTGAACAAGGCAGCCAGCTGATCTATAAGGGTCAGCAGCATCAGGTGGCCTCTGAACCGGTGGACAAAGTGGTTGATACTACCGGCGCTGGTGACGCCTTTGTGGGTGGCGTGTTAGCGCAGTTATGCCAGTTTAGTCAGTGGCAAGATAAAACCATTCTACTAGAGGCTTTAGCGCGTGGTAATAAATGTGGAGCCTTGGCGGTGGCAGAGAAAGGCGCAATGTCGGCGCTTCCCTACCTTAAGCGCTAA
- the xylA gene encoding xylose isomerase: MTQYFEQFEKIAYEGPESTNPLAFRHYDAKKVIMGKTMEEHLRFGACYWHNFCWDGFDIFGAGTFDRPWQKPGNALEMAKMKADVAFDFFSKVGTPYYSFHDVDVAPAGNSIKEYTENMKVMMDVLAQKQSETGMKLLWGTANAFSNARYMSGAGSNPNPEIFAYAASQIFTAMNATKMLGGENYVLWGGREGYETLLNTDLRQEREQLGRLFQMVVEHKHKIGFTGTILIEPKPAEPTKHQYDYDTATVYGFLKQFGLEDEVKVNIEVNHATLAGHSFHHEIATAISLGLFGSIDANRGDAQLGWDTDQFPNSVEEWTPVMYDILRSGGFKDGGLMFDTKLRRQSIDPADFFHGHIGGMDTCALALEKAASLLESQDISKIVTDRYAGWNGDLGKGIMTGDYSLESLATQAIADNIDPAHVSGRQEELENIVNKHIFSK; this comes from the coding sequence ATGACTCAATATTTTGAGCAGTTCGAGAAAATCGCATACGAAGGGCCAGAGTCCACTAATCCACTAGCGTTTCGTCATTACGACGCTAAAAAAGTAATCATGGGTAAAACCATGGAAGAGCACCTGCGCTTTGGTGCTTGTTACTGGCATAACTTCTGCTGGGACGGTTTTGATATCTTCGGTGCCGGCACCTTCGATCGCCCTTGGCAAAAACCAGGTAACGCACTTGAAATGGCGAAAATGAAAGCCGATGTTGCTTTTGATTTCTTCTCTAAAGTGGGCACGCCTTACTACTCGTTCCACGACGTTGACGTAGCACCAGCAGGTAACTCTATAAAAGAGTACACCGAAAACATGAAAGTCATGATGGATGTGCTTGCGCAGAAGCAAAGCGAAACCGGCATGAAATTGTTATGGGGCACGGCAAATGCGTTCTCTAACGCACGTTACATGTCTGGCGCAGGTTCAAACCCTAATCCTGAAATCTTCGCTTACGCAGCGAGCCAAATCTTTACTGCGATGAACGCAACTAAGATGCTAGGCGGCGAAAACTACGTATTATGGGGCGGTCGTGAAGGTTACGAAACGCTACTAAATACCGACTTGCGCCAAGAGCGCGAGCAGCTAGGTCGCTTGTTCCAAATGGTGGTTGAGCACAAACATAAAATCGGTTTCACCGGTACTATTTTGATTGAGCCAAAACCCGCTGAGCCTACTAAGCACCAATACGATTACGATACTGCTACCGTTTACGGTTTCTTAAAACAGTTCGGTCTAGAAGACGAAGTGAAAGTAAACATTGAAGTTAACCACGCTACTTTAGCGGGTCATTCTTTCCATCACGAAATTGCTACCGCTATTTCTTTAGGCCTATTTGGCTCTATCGATGCTAACCGTGGTGATGCGCAACTAGGCTGGGATACTGACCAATTCCCTAACAGCGTAGAAGAATGGACACCGGTAATGTATGACATTCTTCGCTCTGGCGGCTTTAAAGACGGTGGTTTGATGTTTGACACTAAACTACGTCGTCAAAGTATCGATCCCGCTGACTTCTTCCACGGCCACATTGGCGGCATGGATACTTGTGCACTTGCACTAGAAAAAGCGGCTAGCTTGCTAGAGAGCCAAGACATCAGCAAGATTGTTACTGACCGCTACGCGGGATGGAACGGTGATTTAGGTAAAGGCATCATGACCGGCGATTACAGCCTAGAGTCTTTAGCCACACAAGCGATTGCTGACAACATTGACCCAGCACACGTTTCTGGTCGCCAAGAAGAATTAGAAAACATCGTTAATAAACATATTTTTAGTAAGTAA
- a CDS encoding GFA family protein: MTKSYLGSCHCGAVRFSLKTSLEPAVRCNCSLCQRKGIVMVTADDTSFELLSGEQALTLYQWNTQVAKHYFCKHCGIYTFHNPRTAPALTRVNAGCLEGVDPLSLDVGVVNGAALSSE, translated from the coding sequence ATGACTAAAAGTTACCTAGGAAGTTGTCATTGTGGCGCGGTGAGGTTTAGCTTGAAAACGAGTTTAGAACCGGCGGTGCGTTGTAACTGCAGCCTTTGCCAGCGTAAAGGTATTGTAATGGTGACAGCTGATGATACGAGTTTCGAGTTATTGTCTGGTGAGCAAGCATTGACGTTGTACCAATGGAATACACAAGTGGCTAAACATTATTTTTGTAAACACTGTGGAATATATACCTTCCATAATCCGCGTACTGCGCCAGCGCTAACTCGGGTTAATGCAGGCTGTTTAGAGGGGGTCGACCCCTTGAGTTTAGATGTGGGGGTAGTGAATGGTGCTGCACTGTCTAGTGAGTAA
- a CDS encoding DNA ligase — protein sequence METSLSSKLRLCLLLISSREAFAQAVQPPQLMLAADYQQDLALQHYWVCEKYDGVRAYWDGTQLLSRRGHIIELPKAWLSQLPKVAVDGELWLGRGQFSHLVGLINQHNPSLPLWQEVRFIAFDLPHYLGSYQQRYRHLQTLSAANAFMQVPVYRAYPGRPKLEQQLQQISAEGGEGLMLRDPESLYLPSRSNALIKYKSYQDAEAEVIAYSHGKGKYRGMLGALVVEDAQGRKFKIGSGLSDQLRAEPPPIGSVIEYRYNGLTEHGKPRFARFVRIHQAL from the coding sequence ATGGAAACTTCTCTCAGTAGCAAACTCCGTCTTTGTTTACTGTTAATCAGTAGTCGCGAGGCTTTTGCCCAAGCAGTGCAACCACCACAACTGATGCTGGCAGCCGACTACCAGCAAGATTTAGCGCTGCAACACTATTGGGTGTGTGAAAAATATGATGGGGTGCGCGCTTATTGGGATGGAACGCAACTACTCAGTCGTCGCGGCCACATCATTGAATTACCCAAGGCGTGGCTGAGTCAATTACCCAAGGTTGCCGTAGACGGAGAGCTATGGCTCGGTAGAGGACAATTTAGTCACTTAGTGGGCTTAATCAATCAACACAACCCCAGCTTGCCACTGTGGCAAGAAGTCCGCTTTATTGCCTTTGATTTACCGCACTATTTGGGTTCTTATCAGCAACGCTATCGGCACTTACAAACCCTAAGTGCAGCCAATGCCTTTATGCAGGTACCCGTTTATCGCGCTTATCCAGGGCGGCCAAAATTAGAACAGCAGCTGCAACAAATCAGTGCTGAGGGCGGTGAAGGTTTAATGCTAAGAGACCCTGAATCACTGTATTTACCGAGTCGTAGCAACGCACTAATCAAGTATAAAAGCTACCAAGATGCCGAGGCGGAGGTGATCGCCTACAGCCATGGAAAAGGTAAGTACCGAGGTATGTTAGGTGCCTTAGTCGTAGAAGACGCGCAAGGTCGAAAATTTAAAATAGGCAGTGGTTTGAGTGACCAATTACGGGCCGAACCACCCCCTATCGGCAGCGTGATTGAATATCGCTACAATGGCCTAACCGAACACGGCAAACCTCGTTTTGCCCGTTTTGTGCGCATTCACCAAGCCTTATAA
- a CDS encoding putative ATP-dependent zinc protease, giving the protein MLKKLLVAAILVLACVSSAMAEKLTVGAAERVRIVEADLHFLTRIDTGAASTSMHAEAMTVLDGENINPADYSEAEQKSIVRPTMRKNIGKYLQFTTENEQGEKHQGKALITNVAAVRNSQGLEIRYKVALAVEWQGHAKTVEVNLRDRSKMHYKLLVGRNWLEGDYLVDVERNKDLK; this is encoded by the coding sequence GTGTTAAAGAAACTACTAGTTGCAGCAATACTAGTACTTGCTTGCGTAAGCAGTGCAATGGCCGAAAAACTAACGGTAGGTGCCGCCGAGCGTGTTCGCATCGTCGAAGCCGACCTGCACTTCTTAACTCGAATTGATACTGGTGCAGCTAGCACTTCTATGCATGCAGAAGCCATGACCGTATTGGATGGCGAGAATATTAATCCTGCGGATTACAGCGAGGCTGAGCAAAAGTCGATAGTGCGTCCCACAATGCGTAAAAATATCGGCAAGTACTTGCAGTTTACTACTGAAAACGAGCAGGGTGAAAAACACCAAGGTAAGGCGCTTATCACCAATGTTGCTGCGGTGCGAAATTCACAGGGCTTAGAAATCCGCTACAAGGTGGCTTTGGCGGTGGAATGGCAAGGCCATGCCAAAACAGTGGAAGTAAATTTACGTGACCGCAGTAAAATGCACTACAAATTGTTAGTTGGGCGCAATTGGCTTGAAGGTGACTACCTGGTCGATGTAGAACGAAACAAAGACTTAAAATAA